In Bacillus sp. S3, the sequence CCTTTTTTCATCCCGTTCCTGCTTTTACAGATGATATCCTCCTTGCCACCCTTTTTGGCGGAATGATTTTGGGTATTGGAGTAGGCTTAGTCATTCGTAATGGCGGTGCTTTAGACGGGACTGAGATACTGGCACTTGTCATTAATAAAAAAGTTCCTTTCTCAGTCGGGCAGATCATCATGTTTATGAACCTCTTTATTCTAGGAGCAGCAGGCTTTGTCTTTAGCTGGGATCGTGCAATGTATTCTCTGTTAGCTTATGTCATCGCATCTAAGGCTATTGATACGGTTGTAGCAGGCCTGGAAGAAACGAAATCTGTCTGGATTATTAGTGATGAAGCTGAGCAAATTGGGGATGCAGTTAATGCTCGCTTAGGCCGGGGCGTAACCTATCTTAAAGGTCAAGGTGCTTATACAGGGGACAGTAAAAAAGTCATTTTTAGT encodes:
- a CDS encoding YitT family protein, with the protein product MTDLIKENIQHRRLPLSRIIFRVIAITIGAVLMATGLEIFLVPNHVIDGGITGISIMLSHITGWKLGIFLFLLNLPFVYMGYKQMGKTFAFSTVYGIIVLSVFTSFFHPVPAFTDDILLATLFGGMILGIGVGLVIRNGGALDGTEILALVINKKVPFSVGQIIMFMNLFILGAAGFVFSWDRAMYSLLAYVIASKAIDTVVAGLEETKSVWIISDEAEQIGDAVNARLGRGVTYLKGQGAYTGDSKKVIFSIISRLEESKLTTIVEDIDPTAFLAIADISEVRGGRFKKRDIH